In Cheilinus undulatus linkage group 16, ASM1832078v1, whole genome shotgun sequence, one DNA window encodes the following:
- the dpm3 gene encoding dolichol-phosphate mannosyltransferase subunit 3 yields MTKLLQWLFGVSLVGTVWALVSFDLLDLSLPQAYRDVAWPMPLYLLVSFGCYSLATVGYRVATFNDCEEAAKELQEQIKEAKEDLRRKGLKM; encoded by the coding sequence ATGACCAAACTTCTCCAGTGGCTGTTTGGTGTGTCGCTGGTCGGTACAGTCTGGGCTCTGGTCTCTTTCGACCTGTTGGACCTGAGTCTGCCGCAGGCATACAGGGATGTTGCCTGGCCGATGCCTCTCTATCTGCTGGTTTCTTTTGGGTGCTACTCCCTGGCCACGGTGGGATACAGGGTGGCCACTTTCAACGACTGTGAAGAGGCAGCGAAAGAACTGCAGGAGCAAATAAAGGAAGCCAAAGAGGACTTGAGAAGAAAAGGACTGAAGATGTAG